Part of the Clostridia bacterium genome is shown below.
GCTGCTTCCGCCCGTTTATTAACTTATACTCGATTATACAAGCTCGATAATCGCCATCTCTGCTGCGTCGCCGCGGCGGGGACCGATTTTAACTATGCGCGTATAACCGCCGTTGCGGCCTTCATAACCGGGAGCTATCTCAGTAAAGAGCTTGTGTACAACTTCCTCCTTAGTGATATAAGCCATTGCGCGGCGGCGCGCATGAAGCGTATTCTTCTTTCCGAGCGTTATCATTTTTTCGGCAATGGGGCCAACCTCCATCGCTCTGGTAACGGTCGTCTCTATTTTGCCATTCTCAAGCAGATAAGTAACCATTGCGCGAAGCATCGCACGGCGATGGTCGGTAGGTCTGCCGAGCTTACGTGCTTTAGACATTGTTCGTGAACCTCCTTATTAAAAATCTCAGAGAGGCTTTATTCTTCCTCTTTCTTTAAGTTAAGTCCTAATGCGATAAGCTTGTTGACTACTTCGTCAAGTGATTTTCTACCGAGATTACGAACTTTCATCATGTCGTCCTCAGTTCGGTTTGTCAAATCCTCAACCGTATTTATTCCCGCGCGCTTCAGACAGTTGAAGGAGCGAACGGAAAGATCCAGCTCTTCAATAGTCATTTCGAGCACCTTTTCCTTGTTGACTTCTTCCTTGCCGACCATGATCTCAGCGTTCATGGCGTCATCGGAAAGCTCAACAAAGAGCGACAGGTGTTCATTTAATATCTTAGCGCCCAGAGAAACGCTCTCATTCGGAGATATCGTACCGTCGGTCCATATTTCTATCGTAAGACGGTCGTAGTCTGTTATCTGACCTACGCGGTGAGCTTCAACGTAATAATTTACCTTGAGCACAGGCGTATAAATCGAATCTACCGGGATCGTGTCAACGGCAGGAAACTGGTACAACGTCTTGTTGCGTTCTGCGGAAATGTATCCTCGTCCCTTGTTTATGGTTATCTCCATATGAAGCTTGGCATCAGGTCCAAGTGTCGCTATGTGCAAATCCGGATTTAATATTTCAACATCGGAATCTTCCTTTATGCTGCCCGCAGTGACTTCGCATTCGCCCTGCGCAGAGATATAAAGGGTCTTCATGCCTTCCGAGTGAAGCTTTGCCGTAAGCTGCTTTAAATTAAGTATTATCTCGCTTACGTCCTCTTTAACTCCCGGGATTGTTGTGAATTCATGCTGTACGCCGTCTATCTTTACGCTCGTAACGGCAACGCCCGGAAGCGAAGAAAGCAGCACGCGGCGAAGTGAATTGCCGAGTGTCGTTCCGTATCCGCGCTCTAAAGGCGCAATAACGAATTTACCGTAGCACGGGTCTTTATCAGCGGCGTTCTCGTGTGTTATATTAGGCTTTTGAATCTCGATCACAAAAATAACCCTCCTTGGAATCATCTGTTTTAATGGATAATGTCATGTATGTTTCGCAGTACACACATCACACAATCTGGTTCGTTGCCTTTCGAGGGTAATATATAGGACTTGCAGCCTTCGCCGAAAAGGTAAACAACTGCAAGCGCCGTACCCGAATTTTACTTGGAGTACAACTCAACGATAAGATGTTCTTGAACATCAAAGTCAATATCTTCTCTAAGAGGCAGTCTCGTTATTGTAGCTTTAAGCTCCGTCTTCTCACGCTCTATCCATGCGGGGATGGTGAACTTGGGCGCATCCTCGCCGAGCAGGCGCTTGAAAGCAACAGACTCGCGGCTTCTGTCCTTTATAGTTATAACGTCGCCGGAATTGATAAGATAGGACGGGATGTTCACAGATTTTCCGTTTACTAAGAAATGGCCGTGATTTACGAGCTGGCGAGCTTCTCTTCTCGTCATAGCGAAGCCTGCGCGGTAAACGACGTTATCAAGGCGTCTTTCAATAGTCGTAAGCAAAACCTCACCGGTGATGCCGCGCGCTCTAACTGCCTTCTCGTAATACATACGGAACTGCTTCTCCAGAATACCGTATATGAACTTTACCTTCTGCTTTTCCTTTAACTGAATGCCATATTCGCTGGACTTTCTGCGTCTGTCCTTTTTGGGATCGCGGATGGATTCACTCTTCGAAGCAGACGTATAGCCCATAACTGACGGCGAAATACCAAGCTCTCTGCAGCGCTTTACTATAGGTTGCATATTCTTTGCCATGATTTTTCCTCCTTTAATTAGACACGTCTGCGCTTAGGCGGTCTGCATCCGTTGTGCGGGATGAGAGTAACGTCCTTTATCATGCTTACTTCAAGACCGGCAGTCTGTAATGCACGTATTGCCGCTTCTCTGCCCGAACCGGGGCCCTTTACAAAAACCTCAACATACTTGAGTCCATGCTCCATTGCTGCCTTGGCTGCGGTCTCCGCTGCCGTCTGAGCTGCGAACGGAGTGGATTTTCTCGAACCTCTGAAGCCCAGTCCGCCTGCCGACGCCCAGGAAATAGCATTGCCCTGCGTATCGGTTATCGTTACTATCGTATTGTTAAACGAGGAGCGGATATGAGCTGCGCCGCGCTCGATATTCTTTCTTACGATGCGCTTTCTTCCGCCCTTCTTCTGCGTTGCTTTAGCCAAATCTGTCCCTCCCCTTCTTACTTCTTCTTATTGGCGATTGTCTTCTTGGGACCTTTTCTCGTGCGAGCGTTAGTCTTTGTACGCTGTCCGCGAACGGGAAGGCCTCTTCTGTGTCTTATACCGCGATAGCAGCCTATTTCGGTAAGGCGCTTTATGTCAAGCGCAACAGTACGTCTAAGGTCGCCCTCAACCTCAAAGTGCTTATCTATATAATCTCTTATAAGCGCTACTTCATCCTCGCTCAGATCCTTTACTCTCGTATCGGGATTGATACCGGAGTTCTTTAATATCTCCTGAGCATGGCTTCTGCCTATTCCGTAGATATACGTGAGTCCTATTTCAACTCTCTTATCTCTGGGAAGGTCAATGCCTGCTATTCTAGCCATTAAACTTTCACCTCCATTAAAATTTTAGCCCTGCTTCTGCTTGTGCTTCGGGTTTTCGCAAATTACCATAACCTTGCCTTTACGCTTTATGATTTTGCATTTTTCGCAAATCGGTTTTACCGACGGTCTAACTTTCATCGTTTTCTCCTCCGTTTCGCATCTTTCGGCGTAAATACGCCGTCTGTTTTCGTATGCGGTTTATTTCGCGCGCCACGTTATCCTGCCGCGCGTAAGATCATACGGGCTCATCTCGAGGGTCACCTTGTCGCCGGGCAGAATCCTTATGAAATTCAATCTGAGTTTTCCGGAAATGTGCGACAAAACCTTGTGACCGTTGGGAAGCTCAACCATGAATGTAGCATTAGGAAGCGCTTCAACTACTTTACCCTCTACTTCAATTACATCATCCTTAGCCATGATTAAATACCCCCTGTCATAGAATCTGAAGCTTCGTCGGAACAGTTTTCCACTCCGGCGATCTCTCTTCGCAATTCGGCATTTGTGACCTTATCGCCTGTGCGCAGCTTCTGCGCCGTGCGCGTGCTGCTTTGCGTTACAAGCTCAATATGCTTGAGCTTCTTTATCTTAGGCGATTCGATCTTACGCTGTCTGCCGTTAGCAATCGATACATGATTTTCTTTCGGAAAACCTATGACCACGAACAACCTTCCCTCGTCGCGTCCGTTGAGTGAACGGACGATGCTGGAAATAATGATGTCATCCATGACGTACCTCATTCCACAAGAGTCGTTATTATAGGTTCATCTCCCGTAATAACCACCGTGTTCTCATAATGCGCCGACAGCCTTGCGTCAGCCGTGTGAACCGTCCATTTATCATCGTCAACGTATACGTCGCGCGTGCCGGCGTTTATCATTGGCTCTATTGCCAGCGCCAGGCCTTCTCTTAGGCGTATACCGTGACCTGCCCTTCCGAAATTCGGTACAGGCGGATCCTCGTGAAGCTCTCTGCCGATACCGTGGCCCACGTACTTGTCAACAACGCCGTATCCAAAGCTTTCGGCATACGTGCCGATTGCGTTTGAAATGTCGCCCAGGCGATTGCCCTCTTTCGCCATTTTCAACCCTTCAAAGAAAGATTGCCTTGTCACTTCGATAAGCTTTTTTGCCTCATCGGAAACATCTCCCACGGGTATCGTATCGGCACAGTCTCCGTGAAAGCCCTTATAAAGCGCACCCACGTCGATGCTCACGATATCTCCCTCTTTCAGTTTTCTTTCCGAGGGTATGCCGTGTATTACAACGTCGTTGATCGAAATGCATACGCTGTTAGGGAAACCACCGTAGTTTAAAAACGACGGCGTCGCCTTGTGGCGCGTGATGTAGGCATGGACCTTTCTGTCGATGTCGAGCATGGAAACGCCCGGCTTGCACAGCGAGGCCGCCAGCGCCCTGGCGCCTCCGGCTATCTTCCCCGCTTCGCGCATACACTCAATCTCCAAACGGGATTTGATGTAGATCATATCCCTCTAACCTTTCAGGGCGGCTAAAATATCAGCGGTAACTGCTTTAAGTTCGCGCTTACCGTCGATATTTATCAGCTTATCCTTTTTAGCATAAAAATCTTCAAGCGGCTGAGTCTGTTCGTGGTAAATCTTCAGACGGTTTACAACGGTCTCGGGTTCGTCGTCTTTTCTTAAAATAAGCTTCTTACCGCATTTGTCGCAGTGAACGTTGTCCTTTGACGGCAAGCTTATAAGATGATAAGTCGCTCCGCAGCCTTCGCACACGCGTCTGTTCGTAAGGCGGTCGATTATTACGTCGTCGCCTAAAACGATGTTTACCACACGGTCTATATCTATTCCCATGCTCTCAAGAGCCTCAGCCTGTACGACAGTGCGCGGAAATCCGTCTAAAAGAAAACCGTTCTTGCAGTCGTCCTCTCCGAGACGTTCCTTGATGATCTCGATAACTACCTCATCGGGAACGAGCGCGCCGGACTTCATGTAGGACTCAGCCTTACGACCGAGCTCAGTCTGATTTTTCAGCGCCGCTCTGATTATAGCTCCCGTAGATATTGCGGGAATGTTAAGCTCCTTGCAAACAAATTCCGCCTGAGTTCCTTTGCCTGCGCCGGGAGCGCCCAAAAATATAAGTTTCATCTGAGTTTCCTCCTATTCCAAGAAGCCCTTGTAATGTCTCATAAGCATCTGGGACTCCATCTGCTTTACGGTATCAAGTGCAACGCCTACTACTATGAGGAGCGAGGTGCCGCCGAAGTAGAGGTTCATGCCGAGCGCTCTCGAGAAGAATATCGGAAGCACTGCGATAAGGCCTAAGAAGATAGCGCCTATAACTATGACCTTCGACAGTATCTTGGAAATATAGTCGCTGGTGGGCTTGCCGGGGCGAATGCCCGGTACAAATCCGCCGTTTTTCTTTAAATTGTTTGCAACTTCTATCGGGTTGAACTGGATCGACACGTAGAAGAAGTTGAAGAATATGATAAGCAGGAAGTAAATGACCGCATAGAGCCACGAAGACGAGCTTATCAGGTTCAGTACGAGATATCCGAAGCTTCCTACTTCGGGAGCGGGCAAAAATCTTGCTATAAGCTCAGGCAAGCTTACGATGGACGATGCAAAGATTATCGGAAGCACGCCGGACATATTGACCTTTAACGGAATATGCGTGGACTGACCGCCGTACATCTTGCGTCCTACAACGCGCTTTGCGTACTGTACAGGTATTCTTCTTTCGGCATTTGTCATAAATACAACAAATGCAACGATGAGTACTGCAACGATAATAAGGATTATCGTAGTCAGAACGTTAAGCTGGCCGGACTCATTCATTGCGATGACCGACTTCACCATAGCGGGGCCTCTCGAAATAATACCTGCAAAAAGGATTATCGATATGCCGTTGCCTATGCCGTATTCGGTTATCTGCTCGCCGAGCCACATGATGAATGCCGTGCCCGCCGTAAACGTCAGTATAATTACGAACGCCACAAAAACATTGCTGGGATAAAGCACTGCGTTGAACTGGTTTCTGAGCACCATATAATAGGCAAATCCCATGAGAAGACCAATAAGCACGGTGAGGTATCTCGTGTACTTTGCGATCTTCTTTCTTCCCTCAACGCCTTCTTTTGCAAGTCTTTCGAGTGCCGGGATCGCCACAGTCAAAAGCTGCATAATGATCGATGCGTTGATATACGGGGTTATAGACAGAGCGAATATCGTTGCCGAGGCAAACGCACCGCCGGTCAAAGTATCTAAAAATCCGAATATTGTTCCGCCTGTCGCTTCCATAAAAGCGTTCATCGCAACGGGGTCTATATAGGGCACCGGGATTACCGATCCTATTCTGAATATCACGATCATCAGGATCGTAAACAGGATCTTTTTACGAAGCTCCGGTATCGCCCATGCGTTCTTTATGGTCTCTACCATAGGCTATATCACCTCAGTTTGGCCGCCGGCGTTCGTAATTTTCTCCTGAGCGGTTTTTGAGAACTTAGCTGCTTTGACCGTAAGCTTCTTGGTAAGCTCGCCGCCTCCGAGGATCTTTATGCCGTCGCACTCCTTTTTGATGATACCTGCTTCAAGCAAAGCAGCGCTGTCAACAGTTGCGCCCGACTCGAAAGCTTCAAGCGCAGATACGTTAACGCTTACATAAGTTTTAGCAAAGATGTTGTTAAAACCTCTCTTGGGGAGGCGTCTCTGCAGCGGCATCTGACCGCCTTCAAAGCCTATTCTTACACCGCCGCCGCTTCTTGCGTTCTGGCCCTTATGACCTCTGCCGGCCGTCTTGCCGTTGCCGGAGCCGGGACCTCTGCCCTTTCTGTACGCGGGCTTTACGGAGCCGGCCTGGGGAGCAAGTTCATGTAAATTCATCTCGCAATACACCTCCTTTTAATTTTCCTCTTGTACTTCTACCAAGTGTATAATGCGTTTTATTTTTCCCTGAGTCTGAGCGTTATCGGGCTGTAAGGTCACATCGTTTATCTTCCTCAAGCCTAAAGAGTGAGCGGTCAATATCTGCTTTTCGCCTCTTCCGATAAGGCTCTTTTTGAGCGTAATCTTTAATTTCGCCATGATGTTTGACCTCCTATCCAATAATCTCCTCAACAGTCCTGCCGCGAGTGGAAGCTACCTTTTCGGCGTCTCTCATGCTTGCAAGACCAGCTATCGTTGCCATTACAACATTTCTCGGATTGTTAGATCTGAGAGATTTTGTTCTTATATCCTTTATGCCTGCGAGCTCCAAAACGGCACGAACGGGGCCGCCTGCGATAACGCCGGTACCGGGTGCGGCCGGCTTTAAGAGAACTCTTGCCGCTCCGAAAGCGCCTATGGTCTCATGAGGCACGGTAGATTCGTCCAAAGAGACCTTTATGATGTTCTTTTTCGCGTCTTCTATTCCCTTTCTTATTGCCTCGGGAACCTCGGCTGCCTTGCCCATGCCGCAGCCTACGTGTCCGTCGCCGTCGCCAACGACTACAAGCGCTGCGAACTTGTAGATACGGCCGCCCTTAACGACCTTCGTAACGCGGTTTATCGTTACGACCTTCTCGCTGAGCTCCAATGCATTTGCATCAATTTTCTCTAACATGGCTCTCCTCCTTATCTTAGAATTTCAGTCCGCCTTCTCTAGCGCCGTCCGCAAGTTCCTTTATGCGGCCGTGATAGAGATATCCGCCTCTGTCGAATACGACACTCTCAATGCCTGCGTCAATCGCCTTCTTGGCAATGAGCTTTCCGACAGTCTTTGCGCCCTCTTTATTGGAGCCAATACCCTCAAATTCTTTATCAAGCGAAGAAGCCGCAACCAAAGTTCTGCCCGCTACGTCATCGATGATCTGAGCATAGATGTGCTTTCCGCTGCGGAACACGTTAAGTCTCGGTCTTTGGGGAGTACCGGAAAGTGTGCGCCTTATTTTGTTATGGCGTTTTGCGCGCGCCTTGTATTTATCGGGTTTCGTTACCACTGACAGTCACTCCTCTCTTACTTCTTCTTAGCGCCGGTCTTACCTTCCTTGCGCTTTATAACTTCGTCTGCATACTTTATGCCCTTGCCCTTATACGGTTCGGGCGGTCTCTTCTCTCTTATCTCGGCTGCAAACTGACCTACGGCCTGCTTGTCATATCCCGAAACAACGATCTTATTGGGAGTGGGGCACTCTATCGTGATGCCTTCGGGCTCATCCATTATTACCTGGTGCGAATAACCAAGACCCATAACGAGCTGCTTGCCCTGCTTCTGCACTCTGTAGCCGACGCCGTTTACATCGAGTTCCTTTTTAAAGCCATCTTTGGTGCCGACAACCATGTTGTTTATAAGAGATCTCGTAAGGCCGTGCAGTGAACGGTGAAGCTTGTCGTCGCTCGGACGCTTAACCGTTATCGTATTGCCTTCCATCTCAATTATCATGTCCTTGTGAAGTTCCCGCGTTAAGGTGCCCTTAGGGCCTTTAACGGTAATCGTGTTTCCGTCTAAAGTGACTTTAACGTCGGAGGGAACCACAACGGGCATTCTGCCTATTCTCGACATACTGCTTTTCCTCCTTAATTACCAAATAAACGCTAAAACTTCGCCGCCGACGTTCTGCTTTCTTGCTTCCTTGTCGGTCATAATGCCCTTCGACGTAGAGATTATCGCAATGCCGAGTCCCTTCAGTACTCTGGGGAGCTCGTCGCAGCTTGCATAAACTCTGAGGCCGGGCTTCGATATACGCTTGAGACCCGTTAAGGAGTTTACCTTGCCGGGGCCGTATTTCAGCGTGATTCTGATAACGCCCTGCTTGTCGTCGTTGATTATCTGAAAGTTCTTGATATAACCTTCGTCGAGAAGTATCTGCGCAATGGCCTTCTTCATGTTTGACGCAGGTATATCGACACTGTCATGCTTTGCCTTCGATGCATTTCTTATGCGCGTAAGCATATCCGCGATCGGATCAGTCAAATACATTCTTTCACTACCTCCTTCTCATTTCCAAGGTAATTACCAGCTTGCCTTTTTTACGCCGGGAATATGTCCCTTGTAAGCAAGCTCTCTGAAGCAGATACGGCAAATACCGAATTTTCTTAAATAGCCGTGGGGACGGCCGCAGATCTTGCATCTGTTATATGCTCTGGTGGAAAATTTAGGCTCCGCCTGCTGCTTTAAAACCATCGCTTTTTTAGCCATTATTTACCTCCTAATTTAAGCGCGTACGAACGGAGCGCCAAGAAGCGACAACAGTTCGCGGGCCTCTTCATCGGTTTTTGCCGTCGTAACGAATATGATATCCATACCACGGATAGCATCGATCTTATCGTACTCTATTTCGGGGAATATAAGCTGTTCCTTAATGCCGAGCGCATAGTTGCCGCGTCCGTCAAATGCGTTGGGGTTTATGCCTCTGAAGTCACGAACTCGCGGAAGCGCTACCGAAAAGAGCTTGTCAACGAATTCGTACATCTTCTCGGAACGTAAGGTGACCTTTGCGCCGATGTTCATGCCTTCTCTTAACTTGAAGGCTGCAACCGACTTCTTAGCCTTGGTTATAACCGCCTTCTGACCCGTTATGTTAGCGAGGTCCGAAAGCGCGCCTTCCAATGCCTTCTGGTTATCCTTTGCTTCGCCTAATCCTATGTTTATAACGACCTTGTCGAGCTTCGGTATCTGCATGGGACTCTTATATTCAAACTTCTTCATAAGCGCCGGAGCTGCTTCATTTGTATATTTTTCTTTTAAACGAGACATTTCATATCCTCCTTTCGCGCTTACAGGGTCTCGCCGCAGTGCTTGCAGACGCGGACCTTTTTGCCGTTCTCTAAGAACTTGTGGCCAAGGCGGGTCGGCTTATTGCACTTGGGGCAGATGTTTATGACCTTACTTGCGTAGAGCGGGATCTCCTTCTTTATTATGCCTCCGCGCTCTCCCTGACGCTTGGGGCGAACATGAGTAGTTGCAACGTTTATACCGTCTACAACAACTTTTCTGTCAGCGGGGATAACTCTCAAGACCTTGCCGGTCTTGCCCTTATCCTTGCCGGAAAGTATCTTTACGGTGTCGCCTTTTTTAACGTGTACTTTATTATTCACTTCCTGGCACCTCCTTAAAGTACTTCCGGAGCAAGCGAAAGGATCTTAATGTATTCCTTATCGCGGAGCTCTCTTGCAACAGGGCCGAATATACGGGTTCCCCTGGGGTTTTTGTCTTCTTTGATTATTACGGCTGCATTATCGTCAAATCTGATATATGTTCCGTCTGCACGTCTCAAGCCCTTAGCCGAACGAACTATTACGCACCTAACAACATCGCCTTTTTTAACCATGCCGCCGGGAGCAGCTTTCTTAACAGAAGCCACTATTACGTCTCCGATGTTAGCGTACTTTCTCTTCGAGCCGCCGAGGACCTTAATGCACATGATTTCCTTCGCGCCGGTATTATCGGCTACTCTCAAAAATGATTGTGCCTGAATCAAGGTGCTTTCCTCCTTCTTTGTTGAACTTCGAAAACGGATTATATGTGCTAAACATATGTCCGCATTCTTAAAGCGATTATTTTGCTTTTTCTATGATTTCCACAAGACGCCATCTCTTGTCCTTAGAAAGCGGTCTTGTTTCCATTACTTTGATCTTGTCGCCGATACGGCACTCGTTGTTTTCATCATGTGCCTTAAGCTTGTAGGTGCGCTTTACTATCTTCTTGTAAAGCGGATGCTTAACGCTGTCCACGATGGCAACTACAACGGTCTTATCCATCTTGTCGCTTACTACCATACCGACTCTGGTTTTTCTATTGCCTCTTTCCATAGCTGTCCTCCCGATTAAGCATTAAGCTCTTTTTGACGAAGGATCGTCTTGCACCTTGCGATATCCTTCTTAACGTGAACTATCTTCATGGGGTTGTCAAGCTGATTCGTGGCATGCTGGAATCTTAAGTTGAAAAGCTCGCTTTTAAGCTCGGTGATCTTTTCATTAAGCTCCACAGCCGTCATCTCTCTGATTTCCTGAGCTCTCATTCTTATTCAACCTCCGTTTCCGCAGTCTCTTTCTTGACAAATTTACATTTGAGCGGCAGCTTGTGGCTTGCAAGTCTTAATGCCTCGCGAGCAACTTCCTCGCTCACTCCGCCAATCTCGAACATAACTCTGCCGGGCTTAACGACTGCAACCCAATACTCGGGCGAACCCTTACCGGAACCCATTCGAGTCTCGGCAGGCTTCTCGGTCACCGGCTTGTCGGGGAATATCTTTATCCAAACCTGACCGCCTCTCTTTATATAACGGGTCATGGCAATACGGGCAGCCTCTATCTGGTTCGACGTTACCCATGCCGGCTCCGTAGCCTGAATACCGTAATCTCCGTATACGACCTTGTTGCCTCTTAAAGCCTTGCCCTTCATGCGGCCTCTGTGTACTCTTCTGTATTTAACTCTCTTAGGCATTAACATCAGCGAGCATCTCCCTTCTGGAAGTTATTGCGTCTGTCTCCGTCGCGTCTGTCGTGTCCGTCGCGGCGATCGCGTCTGTCACGTCTGTCGCGTCTGTCGCGTCTCTCCTGAGGCGGAAGCGCGGGCTCGGGACGAACGTCGGTGCGCTTGGAATCGGGAAGTACTTCGCCCTTGTATATCCAAACCTTTATGCCAAGCTTACCATAGGTGGTGTTTGCCTCGGCAAAGCCGTAATCGATGTCGGCGCGCAGCGTCTGCAGCGGTATCGAGCCCTCATGATAGTGCTCGCTTCTCGCTATCTCGGCGCCGCCGAGTCTGCCCGATGCAGCAGTCTTTATGCCCTTAACGCCCATCTTCATGGCGCGCTCTATGGCCTGCTTCATCGCACGTCTGAAACCTACTCTGCGCTCAAGCGCTGATGCGATGCTCTCGGCAACGAGCTGTGCGTTCGTTTCGGGACGCTTTATCTCAACGATATTTATCGAAACCTGCTTGCCAAGCATCTTTTCAAGGTTGGCCTTGAGCTTTTCTATCTCTGCGCCCTGACGGCCGATAACTATACCCGGCTTTGCGCAGTGAATGTTTATCTTAACTCTTGCAGAAGCTGCGTCAGCGCCTGCCTGACGCTCTATAGCGATCTTTGCAACTCCTGCAGCGTACAGAAGCTCTTTTAAATATTTTCTTAAATTGTAGTCTTCAACGAGCGTGTCTCCGAAGTCTTTCTTATTTGCATACCACTTGGAGTCCCAGTCGTTAATAACGCCTACTCTGAAGCCTACGGGGTTAACTTTCTGACCCATGGTCTACCTCCTTTTCTTATTACTCTTTCTCACGCAGTGTGATGGTGATGTGGGACGTGCGCTTGTTTATTCTGTATGCGCGGCCCTGTGCTCTCGGCATAACGCGCTTTAACGTCGGGCCGGGATTTGCAAAAATCTCGGCTACGTAAAGCTTTGAAACATCCATCGAATGGTTGTTCTCGGCGTTTGCCATAGCGCTCTTTAAAAGCTTAATAAGCGGCTCTCTTGCTATACGCTTTGAAAGCGTTAAAATCGTCATGGCCTCCCCCACCGGCTTGTTGCGGATGAGATCGGCTACTGCCTTAACTTTTCTGGGAGACATACGAATATATCTTGCATGTGCTCTCGCTTCCATGAAAATTTCCTCCTCTCGTAACAGATCCGGTGATTATTTGCCGTTATTTGAAGTTCTCGAGCCGGCATGACCGCGGTAAGTTCTCGTCGGTGCGAACTCGCCGAGCTTGTGGCCTACCATATCCTCGGTAACGTATACGGGAACGTGCTTTCTTCCGTCATGTACCGCAATCGTATGACCTACGAAATCAGGGAATATAGTAGAGGCTCTCGACCAGGTCTTTAAAATTTTCTTATCGCCGCTTTCGTTCATCTCTTTTATGCGCTTTAACAGCACTTCCTGAACGTAGGGGCCTTTTTTAGTACTTCTGCTCACCAGCTTATCCTCCTTACTTCGAATGTCTCGATTTAACGATCATCTTATTGCTCTTAGCCTTCTTGTTGCGCGTCTTATAACCGAGCGCAGGCTTGCCCCACGGAGTGACCGGGCTGGGACGTCCTATCGGGGACTTGCCCTCACCGCCGCCGTGCGGATGGTCGTTCGGGTTCATAACTACGCCGCGCACCGTAGGACGTATGCCTCTGTGACGCGTGCGGCCGGCCTTGCCGAGGTTCACGTTCTCCTGGTCTATATTGGAGACCTGCCCTATCGTAGCCTTGCATTCGATTCTTATATAGCGAACCTCGCCCGAAGGAAGTCTGACCTGAGCGAGCTTGCCCTCTTTAGCCATGAGCTGCGCCATGTTGCCGGCTGCGCGCACGAGCTGAGCGCCCTTACCGGGGTGAAGCTCTATATTGTGGATGAACGTACCTACCGGTATGTTCGCGATGGGCAGCGTGTTGCCCGTCTTTATGTCCGCATGCTCGGAGCTTAATATCGTGTCGCCAACTTCAAGACCGTGGGGAGCGATTATATATCTCTTTTCGCCGTCCTCGTATTCGATGAGCGCGATGAACGCCGTTCTGTTGGGATCGTACTCGATCGTGAGCACCTTAGCGGGCATATCAAGCTTGTTGCGCTTGAAATCTATTATTCTGTACTTCTTTCTGTTGCCGCCGCCGCGATGACGAACAGTGATTCTGCCGTAAGAGTTTCTGCCGGCATTTTTCTTTATGGTATCCAAAAGGCTCTTTTCCGGTTTAACCTTGGACAATCCGTCGTAGTTCGTGACAGTCATGCCGCGTCTGCCGGGCGTCGTCGGGTTGTACTTTTTGATTGCCATATCGTGTCTCTCCTTCTTTCAATACTTAAACTTTGGGGCTTACATCATGCTCTCGAAGAATTCGATGGGCTTCGAGTTTTCGGTAAGCTTTACGATGGCCTTTTTTCTGTCCGGGCGATAGCCGACGAAACGGCCCTGTCTCTTCTCTTTGCCCCAAAC
Proteins encoded:
- the rpsM gene encoding 30S ribosomal protein S13, translated to MARIAGIDLPRDKRVEIGLTYIYGIGRSHAQEILKNSGINPDTRVKDLSEDEVALIRDYIDKHFEVEGDLRRTVALDIKRLTEIGCYRGIRHRRGLPVRGQRTKTNARTRKGPKKTIANKKK
- the rpsD gene encoding 30S ribosomal protein S4, producing MAKNMQPIVKRCRELGISPSVMGYTSASKSESIRDPKKDRRRKSSEYGIQLKEKQKVKFIYGILEKQFRMYYEKAVRARGITGEVLLTTIERRLDNVVYRAGFAMTRREARQLVNHGHFLVNGKSVNIPSYLINSGDVITIKDRSRESVAFKRLLGEDAPKFTIPAWIEREKTELKATITRLPLREDIDFDVQEHLIVELYSK
- a CDS encoding adenylate kinase translates to MKLIFLGAPGAGKGTQAEFVCKELNIPAISTGAIIRAALKNQTELGRKAESYMKSGALVPDEVVIEIIKERLGEDDCKNGFLLDGFPRTVVQAEALESMGIDIDRVVNIVLGDDVIIDRLTNRRVCEGCGATYHLISLPSKDNVHCDKCGKKLILRKDDEPETVVNRLKIYHEQTQPLEDFYAKKDKLINIDGKRELKAVTADILAALKG
- the infA gene encoding translation initiation factor IF-1; translation: MAKDDVIEVEGKVVEALPNATFMVELPNGHKVLSHISGKLRLNFIRILPGDKVTLEMSPYDLTRGRITWRAK
- the rplQ gene encoding 50S ribosomal protein L17, translating into MSKARKLGRPTDHRRAMLRAMVTYLLENGKIETTVTRAMEVGPIAEKMITLGKKNTLHARRRAMAYITKEEVVHKLFTEIAPGYEGRNGGYTRIVKIGPRRGDAAEMAIIELV
- a CDS encoding DNA-directed RNA polymerase subunit alpha, which translates into the protein MIEIQKPNITHENAADKDPCYGKFVIAPLERGYGTTLGNSLRRVLLSSLPGVAVTSVKIDGVQHEFTTIPGVKEDVSEIILNLKQLTAKLHSEGMKTLYISAQGECEVTAGSIKEDSDVEILNPDLHIATLGPDAKLHMEITINKGRGYISAERNKTLYQFPAVDTIPVDSIYTPVLKVNYYVEAHRVGQITDYDRLTIEIWTDGTISPNESVSLGAKILNEHLSLFVELSDDAMNAEIMVGKEEVNKEKVLEMTIEELDLSVRSFNCLKRAGINTVEDLTNRTEDDMMKVRNLGRKSLDEVVNKLIALGLNLKKEEE
- the rpmJ gene encoding 50S ribosomal protein L36, which codes for MKVRPSVKPICEKCKIIKRKGKVMVICENPKHKQKQG
- the map gene encoding type I methionyl aminopeptidase — its product is MIYIKSRLEIECMREAGKIAGGARALAASLCKPGVSMLDIDRKVHAYITRHKATPSFLNYGGFPNSVCISINDVVIHGIPSERKLKEGDIVSIDVGALYKGFHGDCADTIPVGDVSDEAKKLIEVTRQSFFEGLKMAKEGNRLGDISNAIGTYAESFGYGVVDKYVGHGIGRELHEDPPVPNFGRAGHGIRLREGLALAIEPMINAGTRDVYVDDDKWTVHTADARLSAHYENTVVITGDEPIITTLVE
- the rpsK gene encoding 30S ribosomal protein S11; the encoded protein is MAKATQKKGGRKRIVRKNIERGAAHIRSSFNNTIVTITDTQGNAISWASAGGLGFRGSRKSTPFAAQTAAETAAKAAMEHGLKYVEVFVKGPGSGREAAIRALQTAGLEVSMIKDVTLIPHNGCRPPKRRRV
- a CDS encoding KOW domain-containing RNA-binding protein yields the protein MDDIIISSIVRSLNGRDEGRLFVVIGFPKENHVSIANGRQRKIESPKIKKLKHIELVTQSSTRTAQKLRTGDKVTNAELRREIAGVENCSDEASDSMTGGI